The genomic stretch TTCTGGACAAGCCGGCACCCAAGCCTACCAAAACAGTTGCACCAAGAACCATGATCACAAGGGTAAGACTGTCACCACGGGAAAACTCTGCGATTGCAACTGCAACCGAACAGCCAAAGAGCAACAGCTTACCAAACCAGGCAAGCATTCTCGCATCATTCATTGTCGATCGGTCAGCTTTGCGCGGAAGCCAGAGTCCTGCGGCCGCGGTGGCTACAAAAACAATGGCTCCACTGCTCCACAAGATCAGGCCTGCATCCGAACCTTGCGCACAGTTAATCATCGCGATTGCGACGGCAAACTGAATAAAAGCCATTATTGTGGTGTGGCACTGCGAAAAAGTGCCGCGTTCGCCTGCCTGGTCCATTTCACACCCCATTCCAATCCCGGAACAGGTTTAGAGGCGAGACAGCTTCAATAATCCTAACGACGTGCTTTCATATCTTGACAGTTTATAGCGATTTCAACCGTTCAAAAATAACTGCGAACCAAAGAACCGGCAATCAGCGCCCACCCATCCGCAATCACAAAAAACGCCAGTTTGAAAGGAAGAGAAACAATGGCAGGAGGCACCATCATCATACCCATCGACATCAATACAGCTGCAACCACCAGATCAATAATCAGAAAGGGCAAGAATATCAAAAATCCAACCTGAAATGCCCGCGAAATTTCAGACAACAGAAAGCTTGGGATCAGAACCGACAAAGGCGCTTCGGACGATAGGGCGAGGCCCTGCGTATCGGGTCGCAATTCAGCCATTGCGGTGAATGTCTCTGAATCCATTCGGTCGGCCATAAAGCTGCGAAATGGCTCTAGCGTTCGTTCGAAAGCAGTTTCGGCGTCAATTTCTTCGTTCGTCAAAGGTCGCAAACCGTTCTCCCAGGCCTGCTGAAAGACCGGTTCCATGACGAAATAAGTCAAAAACAATGCGAGGCTGACGATCAACATGTTGGGTGGGGATTGCTGCAACCCGATCGCCTGTCGCAGAATCGACAATACGGTCACCAGAAAAGGGAAGCAGGTCACCATGATAGCCAGTCCAGGTGCAAGGCTAAGCACCGTGATCAAAGCAAAAAGTTGCAAGGTGCGCGCGCTCAGAGATCCATCATCGCCCAAAGACACCGAAAGGTCCTGAGCATAGGACACAGCCGGAAGCAGGAAAAATGCCAGTGCCAGAACCGTTTTTATTTGCGCGCTCACTGGCCTAGATGCCGCCCGAGAGATCGACAATTTCAAGCAAACGAACCGCAAGCCGCCCGGTTTCACTGCCTTCGGCCTCTTCCAACATGCCCCGCGCAATCAAACGGTCACCGACATACAGATCAACGGGATCATCGATACGTTTGTCCAATTTCAACACCGCGTTTTTCCCCAGCATC from Pseudosulfitobacter sp. DSM 107133 encodes the following:
- a CDS encoding FliM/FliN family flagellar motor C-terminal domain-containing protein, coding for MTEIPDQTTLASDGANPFTAVPIDITVSVGKARPLVRDLVMLGKNAVLKLDKRIDDPVDLYVGDRLIARGMLEEAEGSETGRLAVRLLEIVDLSGGI
- the fliP gene encoding flagellar type III secretion system pore protein FliP (The bacterial flagellar biogenesis protein FliP forms a type III secretion system (T3SS)-type pore required for flagellar assembly.): MKTVLALAFFLLPAVSYAQDLSVSLGDDGSLSARTLQLFALITVLSLAPGLAIMVTCFPFLVTVLSILRQAIGLQQSPPNMLIVSLALFLTYFVMEPVFQQAWENGLRPLTNEEIDAETAFERTLEPFRSFMADRMDSETFTAMAELRPDTQGLALSSEAPLSVLIPSFLLSEISRAFQVGFLIFLPFLIIDLVVAAVLMSMGMMMVPPAIVSLPFKLAFFVIADGWALIAGSLVRSYF